In the genome of Patescibacteria group bacterium, one region contains:
- a CDS encoding glycosyltransferase: MKIAIFHNFMDNIGGAEIVGLTLARELKADFYTTNIDEEKIRKMGFSNIELKSIGKVPTNAPFRHQAALRKFRKLNLGNKYDFYIIDGDWAMSGAVNNKPNLWYVHSPIREIWDLYKHTRKNNVPLPLRPIFDTWVYYNRYLNKKYVQEVDKIVCNSKNTQKRVKKYLNKEATVINPPIETSKFHYKKTGDFWLSVNRLISHKGIDLQIKAFSKLPDEKLIIVGSYEKSRHFKQYANYIKSIKPRNVEILSWLNSNELVDLYTNCKGLIATSKNEDFGMASVEAMASGKPVIASNEGGYKETVLDGVTGKLIDNINEDKLLEAIKEIGKNPEKYKEACIEQAKKYDVKIFIKKIKEQIEK, encoded by the coding sequence ATGAAAATAGCCATCTTCCATAATTTTATGGACAATATTGGAGGAGCAGAAATAGTTGGTTTGACCTTAGCCAGAGAATTAAAGGCGGATTTCTATACTACAAATATAGATGAAGAGAAAATCCGAAAAATGGGTTTTTCTAATATAGAATTAAAATCTATTGGAAAAGTTCCAACAAATGCACCTTTTAGGCATCAGGCAGCTTTAAGAAAATTTAGAAAACTTAATTTGGGAAACAAGTATGATTTTTATATTATTGATGGTGACTGGGCAATGTCAGGAGCAGTTAACAATAAACCAAATCTTTGGTATGTTCATTCACCAATAAGAGAAATCTGGGATTTGTATAAACATACAAGAAAGAATAATGTCCCGTTGCCCTTAAGGCCTATTTTTGACACCTGGGTATATTATAATCGCTATTTAAACAAAAAATATGTCCAAGAAGTTGATAAAATAGTTTGTAATTCAAAAAACACTCAAAAAAGAGTTAAAAAATATCTAAATAAAGAAGCTACGGTAATTAATCCTCCAATAGAAACATCTAAATTTCATTATAAAAAAACTGGGGATTTCTGGCTTTCTGTTAACAGATTAATTAGTCATAAAGGAATTGATTTGCAAATAAAAGCATTTTCTAAATTACCGGATGAAAAACTAATTATTGTTGGAAGTTATGAAAAATCAAGACATTTTAAACAATATGCAAATTACATTAAATCAATAAAACCAAGAAATGTAGAAATATTAAGCTGGCTTAATTCTAATGAATTGGTTGATTTGTATACAAATTGCAAAGGTCTCATCGCAACTTCAAAAAATGAAGATTTTGGTATGGCTTCTGTTGAAGCAATGGCCTCTGGCAAGCCGGTCATAGCTTCAAATGAAGGTGGCTACAAAGAGACAGTTCTTGATGGTGTTACCGGAAAGCTGATTGATAATATTAATGAAGATAAATTATTAGAAGCAATCAAAGAAATTGGCAAAAATCCTGAAAAATATAAAGAGGCCTGCATAGAACAGGCAAAAAAATACGATGTCAAGATTTTTATTAAAAAAATTAAAGAGCAGATTGAAAAATGA
- a CDS encoding glycosyltransferase encodes MKQLISIVIPTYNAEKTLKQCLNSILNQTYKNYEIIVVDNNSTDKTEKIIKELQRKNKKIKYLFEKRKGRGAARNTGEKKARGKIILMTDSDCIVPKNWVSEMVKAIKEYDAVQGFEQAVSDNFWSRCYQMDSKKKYEKESMKNPIGKIDTKNFAIKKEVLKKIGFTSRKYISGNDTDLSIKLAKNNCKVRFMKNIKVKHSHVDSLKKIFKKRVHHAKWTSIISRDHKKFLKNTSFLADTCQTPWTFIKFFPGIFGTLIKKGFRYAYYDFVVGISWRIGLVYGWIKQS; translated from the coding sequence ATGAAGCAATTAATTTCAATAGTTATTCCAACGTATAATGCAGAAAAAACACTAAAGCAATGTTTAAACTCTATCTTAAATCAGACTTATAAAAATTATGAGATTATTGTTGTAGATAATAATTCTACTGATAAAACTGAAAAGATAATTAAGGAATTGCAAAGAAAGAATAAAAAAATAAAATACCTATTTGAAAAAAGAAAAGGAAGGGGTGCTGCAAGAAATACAGGAGAGAAAAAAGCAAGAGGAAAGATTATTTTAATGACAGATAGTGATTGTATTGTTCCTAAGAACTGGGTCAGCGAGATGGTTAAAGCCATTAAAGAATATGATGCAGTACAGGGTTTTGAACAAGCTGTTTCTGATAATTTTTGGAGCAGATGTTATCAGATGGATTCTAAAAAAAAATATGAAAAAGAAAGTATGAAAAACCCAATTGGAAAAATCGATACAAAAAACTTTGCAATAAAAAAAGAAGTATTAAAAAAAATAGGATTCACCTCCCGAAAATACATAAGTGGGAATGATACTGATCTTTCAATAAAACTTGCAAAAAATAATTGTAAGGTAAGATTTATGAAAAATATAAAAGTTAAACATTCTCATGTTGATTCATTAAAAAAAATTTTTAAAAAAAGAGTCCATCATGCAAAATGGACTTCTATAATCTCTCGCGATCATAAAAAATTTCTTAAAAATACAAGTTTTTTAGCAGATACTTGCCAAACCCCTTGGACATTTATTAAATTTTTCCCCGGAATCTTCGGAACTTTAATAAAAAAAGGTTTTAGATATGCTTATTATGATTTTGTTGTGGGAATTTCCTGGAGAATTGGGTTAGTTTATGGCTGGATAAAACAATCTTAA
- a CDS encoding ABC transporter ATP-binding protein, translating to MGIIVKDISKKFKIGFKKNQGALARFISFFSGKEPRKIIWALKNVSFKAKAGEIIGIIGENGSGKSTLLRIIAGIYDKDDGTVKINGKLISLINLKVGPKERLTTRDNIYLCCSLFDLGKKEIKKKFNSIVEFAELENFVNTKIYQFSEGMKQRLAFSIAIHCNPDILLLDEVLEVGDEDFKIKSANKIKELVNKGATVLLVSHELWMIEKYCNRVILLDKGRIIKEGEPRRIIMGYKQ from the coding sequence ATGGGAATAATTGTCAAAGATATATCAAAAAAATTTAAAATAGGATTTAAAAAAAATCAAGGAGCTTTAGCCAGATTTATTTCTTTTTTTTCCGGAAAAGAGCCCAGAAAAATCATCTGGGCTTTAAAGAATGTATCGTTTAAAGCAAAGGCAGGAGAAATAATTGGAATTATTGGTGAAAATGGCTCTGGTAAAAGTACTTTATTAAGAATTATCGCAGGAATATATGATAAAGATGATGGGACAGTCAAAATTAATGGGAAATTAATCTCTCTAATAAATTTGAAAGTTGGGCCGAAAGAAAGATTAACAACCAGAGATAATATTTATTTGTGTTGTTCTCTTTTTGATTTAGGCAAAAAGGAAATAAAAAAGAAATTCAATTCAATAGTTGAATTTGCAGAACTTGAAAATTTTGTCAACACAAAAATATATCAGTTTTCAGAGGGAATGAAACAAAGGTTGGCATTTTCAATTGCAATTCATTGCAATCCGGACATTCTTCTGCTTGATGAGGTTCTTGAAGTTGGAGACGAGGATTTTAAAATTAAAAGTGCAAACAAAATAAAAGAATTAGTAAATAAAGGGGCAACGGTCTTATTGGTAAGTCATGAATTATGGATGATTGAAAAATACTGCAACAGGGTTATTTTGCTTGATAAAGGCAGAATTATCAAAGAAGGGGAGCCAAGAAGGATTATTATGGGATATAAACAATAA